Within Deferribacterota bacterium, the genomic segment AAAGTTAATCCGTATAAAATAAATCCTAAAAATAAACCTATTAGCGGAAATGCTCTAACTGAGTTATTCGGGCTAAAATCATTAATTGGTATTTTAATAACTGTCAAAAATACTAACGCAGAAAACAAAGAGTTAGCTTCTTTTTTTAAAAAACCAGTCTTAACAGTCATTTATTTTTAATATATATTTAATATTTATGCTTAAGACAATAGATAATAATCTAGTAATAGAAATTGAATATTTAGGCATTAAATACAATATTCTTACAACTACTAAATATTCACAACTATTTCAGGTTTTAGATAGTGAGGACTCTAAAAACACAAAAAAATATATGATCAATCATAACTTATTAAAAGAAGACTTTGGAATAGAAAGGGTACTTATACCAAAGCAAAATCACACAAACAACATAGAATTTGTAAACAAATCTACTAAAGGTAGTCTTTTATGTGATGGTCTATTAACAAAAGAGAAAAATATTGCCATAGGCATATTAACAGCGGACTGCTATACAGTTCAAATCTTTGGTCAAAATATTATATCTAATATACATTGTGGTTGGAGAGGGATTTATAGTGGTATCATTGAAAAAACAATAGATGCTATAAGAACAAAAAATGAAACAAT encodes:
- a CDS encoding polyphenol oxidase family protein gives rise to the protein MLKTIDNNLVIEIEYLGIKYNILTTTKYSQLFQVLDSEDSKNTKKYMINHNLLKEDFGIERVLIPKQNHTNNIEFVNKSTKGSLLCDGLLTKEKNIAIGILTADCYTVQIFGQNIISNIHCGWRGIYSGIIEKTIDAIRTKNETILGAIVGVGICEKCYTVDINLIIKFQNLYKDIFYYKDINGKFHLSLRHIVDKILKLNEVTNIYHLDYCSSCSKMLYSYRRDNKTIKRMLTLAWMK